A single genomic interval of Microbacterium sp. BLY harbors:
- a CDS encoding HNH endonuclease signature motif containing protein: MTGLADATIEQVGALRALTEMLVGVERTISGLQAAREGILALGSRLAEVAAQAAHPDGADLSLRTVAAEFGAVVRASDRTVQRRMADAVWIVERFPRVWGAWGAGQITARHARVIAEAGEHLDDEAARDAYSVRMIAFAENEAPNRVAGMARRVAEGFQPRPLAERHEDARERRRVWVRDAPDGMAELGLLGPAALVHGVFDRLTAMAKTAHAGDDPTDPRTIAHTRADLALDLLLTGAPAGHDGGDGGLAAIVPTIAVTVPVMTLLGHGRAPAELDGRTPIDRATARRLAGAASGWDRILTHPVTGAVLAVDRYRLNAELRRHLRARDQRCRFPGCGYPPAECDVDHHHDAALGGETTASNLGHLCRRHHVLKHHSAWHVEARGGGLYVWTSPAGKVYIDRPPPSNTVTFTEESAAAPF, encoded by the coding sequence ATGACAGGGCTGGCGGACGCGACGATCGAGCAGGTGGGGGCGCTGCGAGCGCTCACGGAGATGCTCGTCGGCGTCGAGCGGACCATCAGCGGTCTGCAGGCCGCGCGCGAGGGCATCCTCGCGTTGGGGTCGCGCCTGGCTGAGGTCGCGGCGCAGGCCGCGCATCCGGACGGCGCGGATCTGAGCCTGCGCACGGTCGCGGCGGAGTTCGGTGCCGTGGTGCGGGCGAGCGACCGGACGGTCCAGCGGCGGATGGCCGACGCGGTGTGGATCGTCGAACGGTTCCCCCGGGTGTGGGGTGCGTGGGGTGCGGGCCAGATCACCGCCCGGCATGCCCGCGTCATCGCGGAGGCCGGCGAGCATCTCGATGACGAGGCGGCCCGTGACGCGTACTCCGTGCGGATGATCGCCTTCGCCGAGAACGAGGCGCCGAACCGCGTCGCGGGAATGGCGCGCCGGGTGGCGGAGGGCTTTCAGCCGCGTCCGCTCGCGGAGCGTCACGAGGACGCCCGCGAGCGACGTCGCGTGTGGGTGCGCGATGCCCCGGACGGGATGGCGGAGCTCGGGCTGCTGGGGCCGGCGGCGCTGGTGCACGGCGTGTTCGATCGGCTGACCGCGATGGCGAAGACCGCACACGCGGGCGACGACCCGACGGATCCGCGTACCATCGCGCACACCAGGGCCGACCTCGCGCTCGACCTCCTCCTCACCGGTGCACCGGCTGGCCACGATGGTGGCGACGGCGGCCTGGCCGCCATCGTCCCCACGATCGCGGTCACGGTGCCCGTCATGACCCTTCTCGGTCATGGCCGAGCGCCGGCGGAACTCGATGGGCGCACCCCCATCGACCGCGCCACGGCGCGGAGGCTGGCGGGGGCTGCATCCGGATGGGATCGCATCCTCACGCACCCCGTGACCGGGGCGGTGCTGGCTGTGGACAGGTATCGTCTGAACGCCGAGCTGCGGCGCCACCTGAGGGCCAGGGATCAACGGTGCCGATTCCCCGGATGCGGGTACCCGCCCGCGGAGTGCGATGTCGACCATCACCATGACGCCGCGCTCGGCGGGGAGACGACCGCGTCGAATCTCGGCCATCTGTGTCGTCGACACCATGTCCTGAAGCATCACTCGGCCTGGCATGTCGAGGCGCGCGGCGGAGGGCTGTACGTCTGGACGAGTCCGGCGGGGAAGGTGTACATCGACCGGCCGCCGCCGTCGAACACCGTCACCTTCACCGAGGAGTCGGCGGCGGCGCCCTTCTGA
- a CDS encoding MFS transporter: MTTTAPVPTLPATRGDRIRYGGLIALMVMGFLLVTAEFLPNGVLTEMADGLGVTPGQAGQTVTITALVGLVVAPTVGLVFPRLDRRSLLVWMALAAAVSNLVVAVAPNLVVVLLARFLLGAAISAYWTMSITVAARLAGPENLGRGVMFTSAGVSLATVAGVPLGVMLSEVVDWRAVFAIAGVLMVLLAVALRWALPAVPAERASSLRLLVDTVRRPGIGLGMVGHVLVVLGHFLAYTYVRLALERIPDVDASTIVVLLALFGVGGLLGNLSIGLVIDRSFAFFAVFAPLVIAAAVVSMIVFAGSIVGIGVVVLLWGFFFSSWLIVVNTWVGHRMPDRLEAGGSLVVVGFQGAITLAAGVGGLLVDTLSVELVYAIGAVSLLAGAVLFGLSNRRSTRP, from the coding sequence ATGACCACGACCGCCCCCGTCCCGACCCTGCCCGCCACCCGCGGCGACCGCATCCGCTACGGAGGGCTCATCGCCCTCATGGTGATGGGCTTCCTGCTCGTGACCGCCGAGTTCCTCCCCAACGGAGTGCTCACCGAGATGGCGGACGGACTGGGGGTCACCCCGGGGCAGGCCGGGCAGACGGTCACGATCACCGCGCTCGTCGGCCTGGTCGTCGCCCCGACCGTGGGCCTCGTCTTCCCCCGGCTGGACCGGCGTTCGCTGCTGGTGTGGATGGCGCTCGCCGCGGCCGTGTCGAACCTCGTCGTCGCCGTCGCGCCGAACCTCGTCGTCGTGCTGCTGGCGCGGTTCCTGCTCGGAGCCGCCATCAGCGCCTACTGGACGATGTCGATCACGGTCGCCGCGCGGCTCGCCGGGCCGGAGAACCTCGGCCGCGGGGTGATGTTCACCTCGGCCGGCGTCTCGCTGGCGACCGTCGCCGGTGTGCCGCTGGGGGTCATGCTGAGCGAGGTCGTGGACTGGCGCGCGGTGTTCGCCATAGCGGGTGTGCTGATGGTGCTGCTCGCCGTGGCCCTCCGGTGGGCGCTGCCCGCCGTTCCGGCCGAGCGGGCGTCGAGCCTGCGCCTGCTCGTCGACACGGTCCGCCGTCCGGGCATCGGCCTGGGGATGGTCGGGCACGTGCTCGTCGTGCTCGGACACTTCCTCGCCTACACGTACGTGCGCCTCGCGCTGGAGCGCATCCCCGACGTCGATGCGTCGACCATCGTCGTGCTGCTCGCGCTCTTCGGCGTCGGCGGCCTCCTCGGCAACCTCTCCATCGGTCTCGTGATCGACCGGTCCTTCGCCTTCTTCGCCGTGTTCGCGCCGCTCGTGATCGCCGCCGCCGTCGTCTCGATGATCGTATTCGCCGGGTCGATCGTCGGGATCGGGGTCGTCGTGCTGCTGTGGGGCTTCTTCTTCTCGTCGTGGCTGATCGTGGTGAACACCTGGGTCGGGCACCGCATGCCCGACCGTCTCGAGGCCGGGGGAAGCCTGGTCGTCGTCGGATTCCAGGGCGCCATCACGCTCGCGGCCGGCGTCGGCGGCCTCCTCGTCGACACCCTCAGCGTGGAGCTCGTCTACGCGATCGGTGCGGTCTCGCTCCTCGCCGGCGCCGTGCTGTTCGGCCTCTCCAACCGCCGCAGCACTCGCCCCTGA
- a CDS encoding serine protein kinase RIO, producing MTESSASSEAASFDATSFDSLETALSFAEVEPGANQRWTTWPSSTPTERGPEPRPAWVVTSAGALDTELGILKTGKEADVFLLERAVPDDPTQRTLLAAKRYRGIENRSFQRSAVYTEGRSTRNTRDTRALAKKSAHGREVAAAQWSRAEFEALCRMWERGAPVPYPVQVSGTEVLMEFIGDDRGIAAPRLAQVRGSNAEMREYFAQVVELMRVFAAAGFAHGDLSAYNLLVHEGHVRVIDLPQIVDVIANPQGLDLLHRDCVNVCDWFARRRVDGDAEALFADLLGVLF from the coding sequence GTGACCGAATCCTCCGCTTCCTCGGAAGCCGCGTCCTTCGACGCCACCTCCTTCGATTCCCTCGAGACCGCCCTCTCCTTCGCCGAGGTCGAGCCCGGCGCCAACCAGCGCTGGACGACCTGGCCGTCGTCCACCCCCACCGAGCGGGGTCCGGAACCGCGCCCCGCCTGGGTCGTGACCTCCGCCGGCGCCCTGGACACCGAACTCGGCATCCTGAAGACCGGCAAGGAGGCCGACGTGTTCCTGCTGGAACGCGCCGTGCCCGACGACCCGACGCAACGCACCCTCCTCGCCGCCAAGCGCTACCGCGGCATCGAGAACCGGAGCTTCCAGCGCTCCGCCGTCTACACGGAGGGACGCAGCACGCGGAACACCCGCGACACGCGCGCCCTCGCCAAGAAGAGCGCCCACGGGCGCGAGGTCGCAGCAGCGCAGTGGTCGCGCGCGGAGTTCGAGGCCCTGTGCCGGATGTGGGAGCGCGGCGCACCGGTGCCGTATCCCGTGCAGGTCAGCGGCACCGAGGTGCTCATGGAGTTCATCGGCGACGACCGGGGCATCGCCGCACCCCGGCTCGCCCAGGTGCGCGGGTCGAACGCCGAGATGCGGGAGTACTTCGCGCAGGTGGTCGAGCTCATGCGGGTCTTCGCCGCCGCGGGCTTCGCGCACGGCGATCTCTCCGCCTACAACCTCCTCGTGCACGAGGGGCACGTGCGGGTGATCGACCTGCCGCAGATCGTCGACGTGATCGCGAATCCGCAGGGCCTCGACCTCCTGCACCGCGACTGCGTCAACGTGTGCGACTGGTTCGCACGGCGACGGGTGGACGGCGACGCCGAGGCCCTGTTCGCCGACCTCCTCGGGGTCCTGTTCTGA
- a CDS encoding helix-turn-helix transcriptional regulator, giving the protein MVTVDADALSSVLGTVDLRVGVARRVRLTRGGLLALPPGRVTLAYIAEGAVHGHPPLGNGCRLDVDAASAQLTLEDPGDRDRLVAGDAFLLLRGDAFALEADTDTALLIVDIELADTASPLPALLPPFLTVTGFDALEPAAAALAENMGVVDAAACPARQGDPLICRMMATTVLLSVIRAWAANGCAPAGWPSLSNDPFLDRVVEAIHEQPGRDWTVERLAAVGAMSRSAFAERFRRSVGRSPADYVTEVRIDAAKRMLQAGQSVSSVSRELGYASDEGFSRAFRRRTGMTPSSWRATRSLVPA; this is encoded by the coding sequence ATGGTGACGGTGGATGCGGATGCGCTCTCGTCCGTGCTCGGCACGGTGGACCTGCGCGTGGGCGTCGCCCGTCGGGTGCGTCTGACCCGCGGAGGCCTGCTCGCCCTGCCGCCCGGACGCGTCACCCTCGCCTACATCGCGGAAGGAGCGGTGCACGGACACCCGCCGCTCGGGAACGGCTGCCGCCTCGACGTGGACGCGGCATCCGCGCAGCTCACCCTGGAGGACCCCGGCGACCGAGACCGTCTCGTGGCGGGCGACGCCTTCCTGCTGCTCCGCGGTGACGCCTTCGCCCTGGAGGCCGATACCGACACCGCGCTGCTCATCGTGGACATCGAGCTCGCCGACACCGCCTCCCCGCTCCCCGCCCTCCTGCCGCCGTTCCTCACCGTGACGGGCTTCGACGCACTGGAGCCGGCGGCCGCCGCGCTGGCGGAGAACATGGGCGTGGTCGACGCGGCCGCGTGCCCGGCCCGGCAGGGCGACCCGCTGATCTGCCGGATGATGGCGACCACCGTGCTGCTCTCGGTCATCCGCGCCTGGGCCGCCAACGGCTGCGCGCCGGCCGGCTGGCCGTCGCTGTCGAACGACCCCTTCCTGGACCGCGTGGTCGAGGCCATCCACGAGCAGCCCGGGCGCGACTGGACGGTCGAGCGTCTCGCGGCGGTCGGCGCCATGTCGCGATCGGCCTTCGCGGAGCGCTTCCGCCGGTCGGTGGGCCGATCTCCCGCTGACTACGTCACCGAGGTGCGCATCGACGCCGCGAAGCGGATGCTCCAGGCCGGGCAGTCGGTGTCGAGCGTCTCGCGCGAACTCGGCTACGCCTCGGACGAGGGCTTCAGCCGCGCGTTCCGCCGCCGCACGGGCATGACGCCGTCGTCCTGGCGCGCCACCCGGTCCCTCGTCCCCGCCTGA
- a CDS encoding DUF3817 domain-containing protein: MFRTPGRLYRVLAIAEAITWTILIAALIARAVGAPGVVVTVGGGIHGFVFLTYAATAILVALNQRWHPGVGVLAVASAVIPYATIPMEVWLHRTGRLRGDWRLDATDDPRDRRWYDRLMRWFLRRPWMLAVLLVVGIVALYVILLLVGPPGGK, encoded by the coding sequence GTGTTCCGCACCCCTGGCCGCCTGTACCGTGTTCTCGCGATCGCGGAGGCGATCACCTGGACCATCCTCATCGCGGCGCTCATCGCCCGTGCCGTCGGCGCACCGGGCGTGGTGGTCACCGTCGGCGGGGGCATCCACGGCTTCGTGTTCCTCACCTACGCCGCGACCGCGATCCTCGTCGCGCTGAACCAGCGGTGGCATCCGGGTGTCGGGGTGCTCGCGGTCGCCAGCGCCGTCATCCCCTACGCGACCATCCCGATGGAGGTCTGGCTGCACCGCACCGGGCGCCTCCGCGGGGACTGGCGGCTGGACGCCACGGACGACCCGCGCGACCGCCGCTGGTACGACCGGCTGATGCGCTGGTTCCTCCGCCGCCCGTGGATGCTGGCGGTGCTGCTCGTCGTGGGCATCGTCGCGCTGTACGTGATCCTGCTGCTGGTGGGCCCGCCCGGCGGGAAGTGA